One Brassica oleracea var. oleracea cultivar TO1000 chromosome C7, BOL, whole genome shotgun sequence genomic window carries:
- the LOC106304817 gene encoding LOW QUALITY PROTEIN: U-box domain-containing protein 37 (The sequence of the model RefSeq protein was modified relative to this genomic sequence to represent the inferred CDS: inserted 2 bases in 1 codon): MQRRINEIEEEEEEEEEEEEGYGRTSLETVRESXFEGSSGTVSLSGEDNVYVGVGKGDSSMGALRWALDNLIPSSSTLLFLIHVFPETHFIPYPLGRLAKEQASQEQLDAFMSQEREKRRTLLNKFIQTCSASKVKVETILVESDSVAKAIQDLTTILNIKKLVLGIDKSNARKAKSLKGNSVAEQIMRSSAAETCEVKVICQGKEIEIEKPATDRSPSKPSIQLQPKKDQSSDSFAWFCLSKPKTIS, from the exons ATGCAACGGAGGATCAATGAGATAGAAGAAGAAGAAGAAGAAGAAGAAGAAGAAGAAGAAGGATATGGAAGGACAAGCCTGGAGACTGTGCGAGAGTC ATTTGAAGGAAGCAGTGGAACAGTGTCTTTGAGCGGAGAAGACAACGTATATGTTGGAGTTGGTAAAGGAGACTCAAGCATGGGAGCATTGCGTTGGGCTCTTGACAATCTCATCCCTTCTTCTTCTACTCTTCTTTTCCTCATCCATGTCTTCCCTGAGACTCACTTCATCCCTTACCCTT TGGGGAGGCTGGCGAAGGAGCAAGCTAGTCAGGAACAACTTGATGCTTTTATGTCTCAGGAAAGAGAGAAGAGGAGAACTCTGTTGAACAAGTTTATTCAAACCTGCTCTGCTTCTAAG GTGAAGGTAGAGACAATACTGGTAGAGAGTGACTCGGTGGCAAAGGCTATACAAGACCTCACTACCATTCTTAACATTAAGAAGCTTGTTCTTGGGATCGACAAGTCTAATGCAAG GAAAGCAAAGTCACTAAAAGGAAACAGTGTTGCGGAACAGATAATGAGAAGCTCCGCAGCAGAAACATGTGAGGTCAAAGTCATATGCCAAGGAAAAGAGATAGAGATAGAAAAGCCGGCAACGGATAGAAGCCCCTCCAAGCCCTCAATACAGCTGCAGCCGAAGAAAGATCAATCCAGTGACTCTTTTGCTTGGTTTTGCTTAAGTAAGCCCAAAACAATCAGTTAA